Proteins co-encoded in one Scatophagus argus isolate fScaArg1 chromosome 11, fScaArg1.pri, whole genome shotgun sequence genomic window:
- the gdf3 gene encoding protein DVR-1, with the protein MRPSTTPLVLLAACFLAVCALSHVEEMKSQERVFLSSMGLSGRPRPAGTKQPRRHVPSALWRMFQRSETIQAQESDPCTVSEYGVRGNIIRYVQNQGRLVSGWSSSCEACLEKQLFFNMSVLQPVELLSLAQLEIKFHWKPFRPAELLQGPHALSVSLYKVIRATLRGANPQANRRLLLSQSVQLQSEPTSITMDLTSLAESWRKPGRNYGLVLELLPLSTDPEELLSFHPGNSLPLEPALTLPLIQASLVAVSLNPHQCRSRQRRSAVHLPVTPSNVCKARRLYIDFKDVGWQDWIIAPQGYMANYCHGECPFPLSESLNGTNHAILQTLVHSLDPHGTPQPCCVPIRLSPISMLYYDNNDNVVLRHYQDMVVDECGCR; encoded by the exons ATGAGGCCAAGCACGACCCCTCTGGTGCTGTTAGCGGCGTGTTTCCTCGCTGTGTGCGCCCTCTCACatgtggaggagatgaagagccAGGAGCGAGTCTTCCTCAGCTCCATGGGGCTGTCCGGGCGGCCCCGGCCCGCGGGGACCAAGCAGCCCCGGCGCCACGTCCCCTCTGCACTCTGGAGGATGTTTCAGAGGTCAGAGACCATCCAGGCCCAGGAGAGCGACCCCTGCACGGTCTCTGAGTACGGAGTCCGCGGCAACATCATCCGATATGTGCAAAACCAAG gCCGGCTGGTGTCtggctggagcagcagctgtgagGCCTGTCTGGAGAAGCAGCTTTTCTTCAACATGTCTGTCCTGCAgcctgtggagctgctgtctctggCTCAGCTGGAAATCAAGTTCCACTGGAAGCCCTTCAGACCTGCAGAGCTCCTGCAGGGTCCCCACGCCCTCAGTGTGTCCTTGTATAAGGTGATTCGAGCCACGCTGAGGGGAGCCAATCCCCAGGCCAACCGCAGACTCCTGCTGTCCCAGTCAGTCCAGCTGCAGTCTGAACCCACCTCCATCACCATGGACCTCACCTCGCTGGCAGAGAGCTGGAGAAAACCGGGACGCAACTATGGTTTGGTGTTAGAGCTGCTGCCTCTCAGCACAGATCCAGAAGAGCTTCTTTCCTTTCACCCAGGGAACTCGCTGCCATTGGAACCAGCCCTAACCCTGCCACTGATCCAGGCCTCGTTGGTGGCCGTGTCCCTCAACCCCCACCAGTGTCGCTCCAGACAGAGAAGAAGCGCCGTCCACCTCCCAGTGACACCCAGCAACGTGTGCAAGGCCCGCCGCCTCTACATCGACTTCAAAGACGTGGGCTGGCAGGACTGGATCATCGCTCCGCAGGGCTACATGGCTAATTACTGCCACGGCGAGTGCCCGTTCCCGCTAAGTGAGAGTCTGAACGGCACCAACCACGCCATTCTGCAGACCCTGGTGCACTCCCTGGACCCGCATGGTACGCCACAACCCTGCTGCGTCCCCATCCGCCTCTCCCCAATCTCCATGCTGTACTATGACAACAACGACAACGTGGTGCTTCGGCATTACCAGGACATGGTGGTGGATGAGTGCGGGTGTCGATGA